attctattatttttattgatctaattatatcgctataattattatattagttacggataaaattcaatattttattttaatcaaccaaaatgtttttttatactatttaattattgttacatcattctactttttttcatattagaatatatgtattatctaaaccaaataaatagctaaataataaagttaatttaacgagattctgaTTTGTTAAtcgttattattataaattattttaatactactaatttcattatcacggtacattatttaaagcattactatacagttattttcaaatcagcgcgtaaaattcaagcgaataccctctataatcagcgccacctatttatccatcaaaaatcagctcacattttttaacccagagacgttcctccttctctacactccataggTGAAATGTACTATTGGTCGAGAGAAAaagggtgcattccactaaaCACTCTCGACAATCACGTTCAAGACCTCGTTCTCTCCCGTTCCACTTAGTCCACTTAGTTGGCGTGAATcttacatattttaataaaaagataaaaaaagaaaaattattgttgcaaaatttttttcttagggCTTAGAATGTACCATTAGttgattaatcgaaaataattgcCCAGCCCTAGTCATGAGAGACGTTCTCGCTGTGACCACATCGATCGTAGTCGTTATGTGAAACGCCCAAAAGAGTATTTTAAGCAGCGTGAACGCCgataaattcaaaaactattattctCCTCTTTTTCCGTTCCTAACACTTGAAACTTCGACGTCATTTCGATCTAATCAAAATAAAGTAGAAAGAAATAGATAGTGATATACCTAAATCCTAGATCATCCAAAATGTCTTTGGGTATACCGAAGTTCTTTCTTTTTCTGGTAGCCGTTCGGATCGTTCCATAAATTCGCTTTATATATCTTTACTATTTTCTCTATGGTGACAGCAGACGAGAAAAATATGGTGGGTAGAGAGAAGTATGAGAAAAGTGACGAAATGCGTTACATAAGGGTGGCGCCTCATTAGCATTTGAGAAAGCGCCAAAGATTATTTACACCTTGGATAACGCAattgttgtaatttttaataacgaACTGTGAGATAATTTCTTTTAACTCAGCATACTTCAAATTATCTataattactatatttatatCGTACCATACACCGGTGCCATTCTCGAAGGTTTTTTAACTGTTTGTCATACTTTACAGCTGGAAAATCTGCCAACTTTTCCTCCATATGAAATATTTCTCCTTTTCTCTAACCAAGCCactaatttttcagattttcttATTTGAACTAATTCATTCACATTTACTTTTATCTCTCTTCTTGaatattggatatatttattattctatcCTTCGGGCATTTGCTCTtcattccaaatttttgttCTACGATTTCTCCATCACTTGATTCCTCCAGGAGATCCTCATTTTCTATTTCGTCTCCTATATCTTCTTCCTGTTCCGATTCTTCTTCTTGTCCATTTTATACTCTTTCAAAGTATTGAGACCATCTCCTAACTTTTTGATGTGGATCTATTAAAAGCCTTCCGTCGTTGTCCCTGATATAAGGTACTTGGTAATTAACTGTGCTCTCGCTTTCTTTTTTAGCCTCTTggtaaaaatttctcaattctGTGTTCCTAAAGTGTTCCtcaatattttgtagtttttgtgcatgtatattctctttttatatgtgagtatatttttgtatcctttcgaatttctgaatattttctctTGGCTTCTGTCGAGTCAGTTTTTAGTGTTCTTAGTCGTACTAGATTCCTTTCCTCTAGTTTCTTCCTACACTCTTCACCGAACCATCTTTTTActtgttttcttcttcaatCTTTGCCACATGTCccattaatttttctatttgtatcCACTTCATTTCCACATTATCTTTCATGTTCATTGTTCTCAGATTTGTGCTGAGATATTCTTGAATTTCTTGTTTCATCCCGTTTTCCTGTATCATTGATATATTATACTTCTTACTtctattggttaggttaggttaggtattcGGTATTATTGGTAGATGTTGCTTAATGTTGCTTCCTACTACTGAAAAGTGATCTGTATTTGCGTCCGCACTTCTGTAACTTTCACGTTTCACGGTAAAATTCACGTTATTTCATGTATTTCTCTATGGTCATATCTCGTGCTACCCATCTCCATTTCATGTTCCATAGCGAATTCAAGTAATTTCCTTTTTCGTTACTTTGATCATACTCACTCTTCTCTCCTTTTACTTTCTTGTATATCGTTTCCATTCTCACCTTAGTATTCACATCTTCTACCACCATCTTTATATCGTGCCTTGAGGTTTTCTCTAATGCGCTTGCCATATCTTCATAAAACTCGTATTTCTGTGTTAATTCTTTAGGtgcatatttattattattttcttgtatttgccCTGTAACCTTATTTTACATAATCTTTCCGAAATTGCATCAAAATTAATGACACcgactattttgttttatataactCCATTGAATTGTTTCCAAACATAACTAGTCGaaagatttaaatttgaaatttgaggtATGCCGCTAAAAGCAGAAAGGAAACTGTCATACGTTTAGTATTGCTCATAAACCAAGAGGTGGAGCTACAACGAAAACTCGAGTTGGCTATTATTATAAGATGTGGTTTATCTATGGGTTCATCTATGACTTTGACTTTCTTTCTGTCTAGAACCACGTGGAGGTAAGGATCGAAGttttagataaatttgtaaCATTTGTAATATGTGAAACTAACTTGACATTGAATTTATTCTTTCAGGTGAATAAACCTTcggttcaaaataaatatagttgTTCAATAATAACAGAACAATCTTATAGCCTCAAGATAACAACGAAGACAACCTAATAATAAAATGTGAGTACATAAATTTGATTgcactttatttaatattgagtTAAATTGGCGAGAAAAATATCAACCTCGTGTGATTTTGAGTGTATAAATTACATTTGTATATATTAGATATAGTATGTAAATAGACAATAAATGTAACAAACCTGCCCGTTTTAACTACATACATAGATTAAAATTTTAAGGTAAAGCAATTCTCCATatgacagaaataaaaaaattcatttcaaaatttttcattataagttttAGAACGAAAAAGTGTCTTGAAAGTTATAACTGACCCTCATGAATTTTAGGTTTGACAAACAAAATAACAAGTTTGGGAACCGTGACAATAGATTTAGTAAGCAAAAGGAACGCAAATACTCATCTAATATAAGTAATGGAATGCAAAGAAATGGTTATGAAAATGAAGGCAAGAGTCTTAAGAAAGTAGAATGGAATAGCAAGACTCTTAAGccattcaaaaaaaatttttatgcagCCCATTTAGATGTTGCCAGTAGATCTCCACATGAAATTCAGCAATATagaaaatcaaaagaaattacAGTAGATAAAAATGCACCACGCCCCATCCAGCATTTCAATGAGGCTAATTTTCCAGATTATGTCATGGATGAAATTCGAAATCAAGGCTTTGAAACCCCAACTGCTATCCAAGCTCAAGGATGGCCTATTGCAATGAGTGGTAATGATATGGTCGGAATTGCAAAGACAGGCTCGGGAAAGACATTAGCTTATATTTTGCCAGCTATTGTTCATATCAATAACCAACCACCAATAAGGAAAGGTGAAGTATTGAGCTATAATTAATAACTGATGTTGCAGAAGATGATTTAGGatattataaatagaatatgTCTTAATTGCCTTATGTTAGAAGATGATTTTTAGTTGGTAAGTTGATTCAACAGTACCTAAATATTCTTGCATTATGTTTTTTAGGTGATGGACCTATTGCACTGGTTCTTGCACCAACGAGAGAACTAGCTCAACAAATACAAAAAGTAGCTTCAGAATTTGGCAAATCTTCTTATGTTCGCAACACTTGTCTATTTGGTGGAGCTCCTAAAGGACCACAAGCCCGTGATCTATCAAGAGGTGTTGAAATTTGCATTGCCACACCTGGTAGATTGATTGATTTCTTAGAAAGAGACACTACCAACTTAGAAAGATGTACTTATTTGGTGTTGGATGAAGCAGATAGAATGTTAGATATGGGTTTTGAGCCTCAGATTCGCAAGATACTTGGTCAGATAAGACCTGATAGACAGACTCTAATGTGGTCAGCAACATGGCCAAAGGAAGTTATGAGATTAGCCAATGATTTTATGAATGATGCAATTTACATTAACATAGGAAGTACGCATCTTTCAGCTAATCATAACATAGTTCAAATTGTCGATGTGTGTCAAGaacatgaaaaagaaaacaagtgagtaatattaacaattatttgagCTGTTTATTTTGCAACTTCACTATCTATCTATCACTtgagttttatattaattgtaatatcCATATCTCAAATTACAGACAAGAAAAATTACCTTTTAAGGATAAATTAATAGATCAAAACTAAAACTTATAAatactaattaattaaaataactgCTTTCCAACATTATCACtactaaatattaaaattcaggCCACTTTGTAACTATAGGGTTCAATTATTGAACTATCTTTGAGAACTTATGTGTCAAGAATTATCTTATTGTCTAGAACTTACTTActtaaagaaaactaaaatgCTTTACTGATAAATAACATGAAGTTGTAAAATGGAGTaagaccactttcaaaataaacGGCTCATTGATAAGAGtaactaatttttgattatttccaGATTGACAGACCTTTTACAAGAAATAAGTGATGGTTGCGAACCTGGAAGCAAAACAATCATCTttgcagaaacaaaaaagaaagtaGACTATATAACGAATGGTATAAGGCAGATAGGCTGGCCTGCAGTTGCAATGCATGGTGATAAGAGTCAACAAGAAAGAGATTATGTTTTAAGACAGTTTAGAAATGGAAAGGCCACAATATTAGTAGCTACAGATGTTGCTGCTAGGGGATTGGGTATGTTCATTCAAACGATTTTTTCttacttaaattaattaattaatatttattataaaaattagttcaaagCAATTATCATTCTCGGAAATGTCATCAactttttggttgattttggctATTCCACATAATGTTTTTCCAATATCTATAAGTTTATCAGctagtttcatttttttgttaaacatgTCAATTACCAATACACACTTCAAATATATCACATGGGCGGACTCACTTCTTCCTATACACATTCTTCTACTGGTTCTACCATTAAGTAGAGCACTGGATGTAGAAACATGGAGGTTAATGGTCTTGTCTTTTTTGtgcttaattttaattgttagCTGAAACATTGTGCTTTCACAAACACaacaattgaaattgatttcTGTGTGCCTGGAATTTATTAGTGCCcattttataagaataattCATACCAAAACGAATGAGTAACTCGTTCTAAATAAATCATTGGAATTGTCCATTTCCATAATTCTAGGAAGAGttttttagaagttttaatTTCTAACATGTTCAGTAGTTGCTAAACTGTGCTTAAACTGTTTGAGAAGATCcatcttctattttttaaatttcacagCTCCAGGTTTTAAATGCAGGCCTTTATTTGACAATCTCTTGATATTTGTCTTTGCTTCAGGgttagatattttttatcaaagtaaacCTCCATCACATATTTTAAAGGCAAGTTTATCCCATTCTATCATTGCAATGTCTTCCTCTTTAATCTCTTTTTTTCTGGTTCCTCTCTCTATTTTCCAGAAGAGCTGAGTATTCTTTCTTGAAACAGGTTCAAAGTTTTTGCCTGAAGGTGTTTAGCTGTCTTAGTGCCTGTTTGTCTTTCGATTATCTATACTTTGATATGATCAATACATTGCTGTACTGACTTCAAAACTGCAATTCCAAATTTATTTCTCAACACCTGACTTTCAAAATACGATTTTCAAAAGGTCGTCTTCATACTGTTTTGATACATGATACCAAAGTCAAAGTTGCTTACTGCTTTTCATTGTCAACTCCTCTACTGGAGGGCGCAATATTTTCAGACACTCACTTTTCTTGATAGTTTAACTGCTGGCAATCCAAAAGTGCAAATGAACTGCACCCGTTGGAAAATTGATATGCATTATTTTCCTCTTTGGACGTGACTTTATGAGCTAGGATCCGTATCTTGTTTACTATGTTGACAACAAAGGTAGTTCAAttcttatacttttttaatACTTTGTCTATAGCAAGAACCGTGCATAGcattattaattgataaaaaagcaATAGGCATTTTCATTGTTATATTTTACCCTTTTacagtatataattttatttataacaattgaCCTCATTTATTTCTGGTCTAAACTTATTTTGATTACACACGGGATTCCTGTATCCTGTTTATATAGTATTCATGGTTGTATATTTTTGTGATCGAGTgtacatttatcaattttacacTGCAAAATCTgatttttggaagaaaatttccAAGTTAATATGTTCACTTTCTTATTAGATGTTGATGGAATAAAATATGTAGTGAATTACGATTTTCCAAATTCATCAGAAGATTACATACATAGAATAGGAAGAACTGGCAGATCTGAAAATTCAGGCACCTCTTATGCCTTTTTCACACAAAAAGACTCTAGGCATGCTAGGGATTTGATATCTGTTCTTACAGAAGCTAATCAGGTAGTTCAAACAGATTATGAACATGTTAATCAAATTTAACTgatcaacttttattttaaggTTGTGAATCCAAAATTATCTGCTCTTGCCAGCCGTGGTGGTGGAAGTTATGGAGGACACAAAGGTGGTCGTTGGGGATATGGTAATAACCGAAGTTTCTCGGCTAGAGAAAATTCTAAGCCAAAACACATCCAGTTTGGCAATTATAACTGATTGAAAAAATAGCATTGATTGTAAGTAgaaagtaatttatttaaatacaatggTGAATTTGAGCAAAATACTATAAACATGTTTTACATAGTGAACATTAAGATGAATGTTTGTAATAAAGAGGGGTACACTGtcgatttatatataattttggcTGATACATAAATTCatcattctcttttttaattGAGCATTTCAGTTATAGTATGTGACATTATTACAAacacatttcaaaaagtattttcataTACTTTGTTGCAAAAAAAGTGGAAACAATTGGATGCTTCACTTcaccataaaataaaataaagtttggaGAAAAATGTACAATGTTTCTTAAATTTGAACCGAAAAATTAAATGTAGAATGTATTATAATTGGGGATAGGTACGTGCGTCTAAATTGCCGATAATATTTGAAATCTGTGCctttataattacaaaatttgtcaatttgaatttcattttggTGAGAACAGACTTTTCCGCTTATTATCATAAATTAGTAAAGTACTTACTGTTTAACAAATACAGGTTGAAGCAATTCAGCAGATATTTAAACCAACTGAAGTTGACAGCGATAATGAAAAAGAGGACTTATACTTAACAGATGAAAAATAGTTAGACAGTAAATGGATTAAAGttaaaaacttcaataaaaatttaaaatatcctcTGATCTGCTATTGGAGTTGCCAAAAGACATTACTCCGATGGGCTTTGTTGATGAAATAGCAATGTTGGTTGTTAATAAAGAGGAGATAGACCTTATGAAAAGAGCAAATCTGGTATGGTGTCAAATTACATAGAAAATAACTCTCTTACTAGCACCAGAGAAGGCAGAAGCTGCACTGCAAATAGACTCACCAGGCCGGGCTACAACAGTATAGACGGAACCTCTTCGGCACAAAGATCTTTGTGAAAATGAGCTGTGTAATCACCTAATGAACACACCAGACGGTCTACTAAGCACGGAAGTATTCATGAAAACAATCAACCGGGGTGTTAGCGGTACTCCCAGATGATCCCAGATGGATCATCGTAAGATATCTGAATGCATGGTACAGTGCAAGAAGAAATAGACGTGAGGATCACTCATCTTATCAAGCGATATGAACGGTAAGACCGAACTACCCACCACAAGGAGGACGGCTGGACGTTAATTGCTGTGTGGAGATACATAGTGGTGCCTATAGACATAAGAACCGCCGACGGCGGTGATGCTCACACACCGATCGTCCCCGCCGTGGGTAGTGGCAACAGTCAAACAGGAAGAAACGTGAGAAAAACCGACTCGATAAAGTGTAGAAGGCTAATAGCACAGCGGTTAGGACCGAATACAGAAATTACCAGTGAGGAAACGGTAGAAAAGCAAGTCTGTCTTTAAAGAAGCACAGTCAGAAGCTGTAGAACAAAATTTAACGACGATAGTAGCAGACAAATACGGCAGATTCAAAATTAGGAGCCACGATCTAACAAATATGTTAGGGGATAAAATCGAATAACTAGAAGAATTCCAAGATAACAAATAGATAATTCTTATTATGTTTTTAGTATTGTGCTAATTAATTTCTTGCTGTTCACTATGTATAAGTAAAAGTCAGGCAGTACTAGTAATTACCAGAGTTTTCATTACTTCTAttacagatttttattttccagCTTATTGACGAGGCCAGCAGCCAATGAGTACCGATTCACCAGATCAGTATTCACAATTAGTACAATAAAGTGTTTTTACACCAAATACATTTTCATATCAGTGCATGTATCAAGAAGATGATGCTACTGTCTATCATATTgatgtttaatttatatttattttgtaaaattatattcacaCATCTGTGATAGAAAGTAGGTTGTTTTATATCTTTTTCCCATTCAATctgttgttttcaaaattttgaaattacattCCTTTAAACAAGTTTGTCTTGGTTTTATTACTAATCGTTAATTCAAAATAGACGTAGCATTTTCCGTTCATCAatgtaattaatttgaaaataactttttttaccTAGCATTTATATACTATACCTACTAGAAGATcacacaaataaatatttatatgtataaccCTATTTCTGATTAACAAGAGAAAATTGCTGAAGTGAGCAGCTGTGTACCCAAAATAAGTCGGTagatacaatttaaaaaatatatttgaaacttcTAAGAGTCccttttgatttgaatttttaatgagaaTGAGTAAAATTTATCATTAGTGAGGTATGATAACAAAATTACCATGACACTTATTTCTGCCTTTATTCCTGATAATGGAGATATGAACATTCCTTGATGCTATTTCAGGGCATTGCAAAAGGTAATGCTCTTCCCCCTTCTTCGATTTTATGATATGTGTATGATTTGACAGCAACACTGCAGAGTTTTACTTATGGATTTAATAGTAGTTTAATTTATTAGCAATTCattttctattgataatttGGTTTCTATTAACCAATTATATCTTTAGTTActagttgtttttattttttctttgtacatTCTTTAGGTTAATCTGTTGCAAAgtctaaattatcaaaatttacctTTCAATAGTCAAGAAACAAATTTGAACTATTTAGATATATAGAatcatttctataaaaaattttatttaattctgtttcaagtatttttataattaaatgtatatgctgtgttttatttttatcatattaaacTATGTAATGTGAACTAcatagaaatattttacaatgcacttttttctttctctctaattattttttgttctcagatataaatataactgaaaaacattttaattacaATTACTTTTTCCGTGAATTTTGACAACTGacgaaaaattttgtaaaatactaTAGATCCGGGGTCTCCAAACTACGGCCCGCGGACAGATTTTGTCCGGCCCGCGGAGAGCTAGCATACTTGAAAACTCCTTTTAGAGAACATACTTCTtatagcaaattaaatttagtttactgaagtattctaattttatggtgaataattattaatatgacatcTACATTGATATGGTTATGGGCTAACTACTCATAACATTGTTGTAGGCttattgtttttgtgataagttGGATAAAGAAACACAGAATTGTAATGAGTAAAGACATGTAGaatatgcagaaaatttaacttcagtatataataattaacaaattattgaaataaatccaactaacattttaaataaaaacataacttaTAACAAGCATAATGACATATGAAATACTAATGTGAAGTTGTGAACTAATTTTACTTGTACTAAATATTAAAAGAGATTCAAGATGCTCATCAGTTAATTTAGatctgtaaacattttttgtgcaCTTCATTTTGGAGGTCTTCTCACACAAATAAGTAgtaccaaaaacagaaaacagccCACAAGCAAATTATCAAATAGTGTCAGTGGAAGactcttataaaattccaacaaagatgagttTTTATATCTGTTCTTAATTATATCACTGCACTGTAGATCAATCATTTCCATTTAGAGTTCCGGGGCTAGGGTTTCAATgtcagtatcaaaaggattctgaaaaatcttaatttgattCGCAATGGCATCAAAGTCCGAGAAacgagtatcaaaatttattttcaaagcactCAAAGTTTCGATTGCAAAATCGATAGGAAACTCAGTCTCAGTGGTGTGGCTGaatatttcacatgttttaaaatgtgaaaaacatttacttcgtagttgtgattgaaacagtatc
This genomic interval from Diorhabda sublineata isolate icDioSubl1.1 chromosome 7, icDioSubl1.1, whole genome shotgun sequence contains the following:
- the LOC130446225 gene encoding ATP-dependent RNA helicase p62-like, with product MFDKQNNKFGNRDNRFSKQKERKYSSNISNGMQRNGYENEGKSLKKVEWNSKTLKPFKKNFYAAHLDVASRSPHEIQQYRKSKEITVDKNAPRPIQHFNEANFPDYVMDEIRNQGFETPTAIQAQGWPIAMSGNDMVGIAKTGSGKTLAYILPAIVHINNQPPIRKGDGPIALVLAPTRELAQQIQKVASEFGKSSYVRNTCLFGGAPKGPQARDLSRGVEICIATPGRLIDFLERDTTNLERCTYLVLDEADRMLDMGFEPQIRKILGQIRPDRQTLMWSATWPKEVMRLANDFMNDAIYINIGSTHLSANHNIVQIVDVCQEHEKENKLTDLLQEISDGCEPGSKTIIFAETKKKVDYITNGIRQIGWPAVAMHGDKSQQERDYVLRQFRNGKATILVATDVAARGLDVDGIKYVVNYDFPNSSEDYIHRIGRTGRSENSGTSYAFFTQKDSRHARDLISVLTEANQVVNPKLSALASRGGGSYGGHKGGRWGYGNNRSFSARENSKPKHIQFGNYN